In the Mycolicibacterium thermoresistibile genome, one interval contains:
- a CDS encoding HAD family hydrolase — MTFDRESPQPDRPGIRGVVFDKDGTLFDFTRTWTPWCEQLVGELSGGDPGLARRLGAALGFDLELRMFEPDSVVLTDTIQAVVKTLLGVLPPDTDADRLFRHVDDSIATRSPAQVVPLRPLLERLRSAGIVLGLATNDQKKSTLRHLQQAGIDSCLSFVADADSGHGIKPGPGMLVAFCEHTGLSPQHCAMVGDSVFDMLAAQSANFLRIGVCSGPTPAERLGEMADIVLDSVADLPGWLGL, encoded by the coding sequence TTGACGTTCGATCGCGAATCACCCCAGCCGGATCGACCGGGAATCCGCGGCGTCGTCTTCGACAAAGACGGCACGTTGTTCGATTTCACCCGAACGTGGACGCCGTGGTGCGAACAACTGGTCGGCGAGTTGAGTGGCGGCGATCCGGGACTCGCCCGCCGGCTCGGCGCCGCACTCGGATTCGACCTCGAACTCCGCATGTTCGAACCGGACAGCGTGGTGCTCACCGACACGATCCAGGCGGTCGTCAAGACGCTGCTCGGGGTGCTGCCACCGGACACCGACGCGGACAGGTTGTTCCGGCATGTCGACGACTCCATCGCGACCCGCAGCCCGGCACAGGTGGTGCCGCTGCGCCCGCTGCTCGAGCGGTTGCGCAGCGCCGGGATCGTCCTCGGCCTGGCCACCAACGATCAGAAGAAGTCCACCCTCCGGCATCTCCAGCAGGCGGGCATCGACTCGTGCCTCTCGTTCGTGGCGGACGCCGACTCCGGGCACGGCATCAAGCCCGGCCCCGGCATGCTCGTCGCGTTCTGCGAACACACCGGGTTGAGCCCACAGCACTGCGCCATGGTCGGCGACAGCGTGTTCGACATGCTCGCCGCCCAGTCGGCGAACTTCCTGCGGATCGGGGTGTGCTCCGGACCGACACCAGCCGAACGGCTCGGTGAGATGGCCGATATCGTGTTGGACAGCGTCGCCGACCTGCCGGGGTGGCTCGGTCTGTAG
- a CDS encoding helix-turn-helix transcriptional regulator, whose amino-acid sequence MRTLSKKSSTQWTPPAVMTAEDYRCAFDIVSDCHDSSTLNEFREALVESLCRHLSIPNVSFFSGATFNQVFEDESPLTEGATRKMLPEYQDRWARHDVFGSPAAVRQLLASTVSSLNELKSQHRLPATAVAYIRHFLHGRWDMGSAAAMQLPLSRGRTALVGFFSPHPEDLGPRELAILRLVGNQLSPVSRRLPAEPALRVINRLTERQRDVAKLVADGLSNAEIADILCLAEDTVKKYVTRILHQTACRSRLELALIIRDAGL is encoded by the coding sequence GTGAGAACACTGTCGAAGAAGTCGTCCACCCAATGGACTCCGCCGGCCGTGATGACCGCCGAGGACTATCGCTGCGCGTTCGACATCGTGTCGGATTGCCACGACTCGTCGACGCTGAATGAATTCCGTGAGGCATTGGTCGAGTCGCTGTGCAGACATCTGTCGATTCCCAATGTGTCGTTTTTCTCCGGGGCGACGTTCAACCAGGTTTTCGAGGACGAATCCCCGCTGACCGAGGGCGCGACCCGGAAAATGCTCCCGGAATATCAGGACCGCTGGGCCCGCCACGATGTGTTCGGGTCACCGGCCGCTGTCAGGCAATTGCTGGCAAGCACGGTCAGTTCGCTCAATGAACTGAAGTCCCAGCACCGTCTGCCGGCCACCGCCGTGGCTTATATCCGCCATTTCCTGCACGGCCGGTGGGATATGGGAAGCGCGGCCGCGATGCAACTCCCACTGTCCCGTGGTCGTACCGCATTGGTGGGGTTCTTCAGCCCGCACCCAGAGGATCTCGGACCGCGCGAATTGGCCATTCTTCGATTGGTCGGCAATCAATTGTCACCGGTGAGCAGAAGACTTCCCGCCGAACCGGCGCTGCGGGTGATCAACCGACTCACCGAACGGCAACGCGATGTGGCGAAATTGGTCGCCGACGGTCTCAGCAACGCCGAGATCGCGGATATTCTCTGCCTGGCGGAAGACACTGTGAAGAAATACGTCACCAGAATTCTTCATCAGACCGCGTGCCGGTCACGACTCGAGTTGGCGTTGATCATTCGAGACGCCGGACTCTGA
- a CDS encoding PEP-utilizing enzyme, protein MSEASPTTPKWGSEETLTLPKRYNAAVRGLVRKRLSELDFEWSRDVFSRSFELFDEDDAKKIEQDTLATGYRFEFSATASLDSEPEKYKRPEVDDTVLSPEDRADENLRGRGDNVLATEENTVGTVLRVSRTEHVMELLTEGVPENTIAVIDDSGGTLTAPILEQFHGVICLGGTVRSHLGILAREYGVPTLMNCRIDDLNDGDRVELETTAAPPAPDAYETGDTGNSRIWKLS, encoded by the coding sequence ATGTCAGAGGCATCGCCCACCACCCCGAAATGGGGTTCCGAGGAGACGCTCACACTGCCGAAGCGGTACAACGCGGCGGTACGCGGCCTCGTCCGCAAACGGCTGTCGGAACTCGACTTCGAGTGGAGTCGCGACGTCTTCTCGCGTTCTTTCGAATTGTTCGACGAAGACGATGCGAAGAAAATCGAGCAGGACACCCTGGCCACCGGATATCGGTTCGAATTCTCGGCCACCGCATCGCTGGATTCGGAGCCGGAGAAATACAAGCGGCCGGAAGTGGACGACACCGTGCTGTCCCCCGAGGACCGGGCCGATGAGAATCTGCGCGGACGCGGCGACAATGTGCTGGCCACCGAGGAGAACACCGTCGGGACCGTGTTGCGGGTCTCACGGACCGAACACGTCATGGAATTGCTCACCGAGGGTGTTCCGGAGAATACGATCGCCGTCATCGACGATTCCGGCGGCACCCTGACCGCCCCGATTCTCGAGCAGTTCCACGGGGTGATCTGTCTGGGCGGAACGGTGCGGTCACACCTGGGAATCCTGGCTCGCGAATACGGTGTGCCCACCTTGATGAACTGCCGTATCGACGACCTGAACGACGGCGACCGCGTCGAATTGGAGACCACCGCTGCGCCACCCGCTCCCGATGCCTACGAGACGGGCGACACCGGCAACTCACGAATCTGGAAACTGAGCTGA
- a CDS encoding class I adenylate-forming enzyme family protein, with the protein MSRSHLLIGDLITRAARTYGAAPALVHGDRVMSFREFDDATNRLGNALLARGLRPGDHVAVLAPNGIDGVVTYYALAKAGLVRVPLNSRETDFELAYKIDDSQARALVTDGRIPAETELVIHTEELAGMIAGADPGPCRIERDPEDPLRLAYTGGTTGKPKAVVLTTRSELAEIANFLVDLLPDLTPDSVMLHAAPITHGSGAFFLPHLVKGARNVILPRFTPQGFVDAAVEHGATATFMVPTMIAMMLEDAEIDRDRLKLRRLCYGGAPIAPTLLARGLETLGPVFVQLYGQAEAPLAITCLQPWEHTPERLTSAGKPYTFVEMDIRDEEDNSVPPGTPGEVVTRGPHTMSGYWRRPEATAETLGEDGWLRTGDIGQVDEEGYLYLLDRRNDVIISGGFNVYPREVEDALLTHPAVREAVVVGVDDERWGQRVSAAVVLREEVDTQALIDHCAERLAGFKRPRHIEVWDELPKSPVGKSLRRTVRETMRANEEVTAHA; encoded by the coding sequence GTGAGCCGGTCACACCTGCTGATCGGTGACCTGATCACCAGGGCGGCCCGCACCTACGGTGCGGCGCCGGCCCTGGTGCACGGGGACCGCGTCATGAGCTTCCGCGAGTTCGATGACGCGACCAACCGATTGGGCAACGCTCTGCTCGCCCGGGGGCTCCGCCCGGGCGACCACGTCGCGGTGCTGGCGCCGAACGGGATCGACGGTGTCGTCACCTACTACGCGCTGGCCAAGGCAGGCCTGGTGCGGGTTCCGTTGAACAGCAGGGAAACCGATTTCGAACTGGCCTACAAGATCGACGACTCGCAGGCGCGCGCGCTGGTCACCGACGGGCGCATCCCGGCGGAGACCGAGCTGGTCATCCACACCGAGGAGCTCGCCGGCATGATCGCCGGTGCGGATCCCGGCCCGTGCCGCATCGAGCGGGACCCGGAGGACCCGCTGCGGCTGGCCTACACCGGCGGCACGACCGGCAAGCCGAAGGCGGTGGTGCTGACCACGCGCAGTGAGCTCGCCGAGATCGCCAACTTCCTGGTCGATCTGCTGCCCGACCTGACGCCGGACTCGGTCATGCTGCACGCCGCGCCGATCACCCACGGCAGCGGCGCGTTCTTCCTGCCGCACCTGGTCAAGGGTGCCCGCAATGTGATCCTGCCCCGGTTCACCCCGCAGGGCTTCGTCGATGCCGCGGTCGAGCACGGCGCCACCGCCACGTTCATGGTGCCGACCATGATCGCGATGATGCTCGAGGACGCCGAGATCGACCGGGACAGGCTGAAACTGCGCCGGCTGTGCTACGGCGGTGCGCCGATCGCCCCGACCCTGCTCGCCCGCGGGCTGGAGACGCTGGGTCCGGTGTTCGTCCAACTGTACGGTCAGGCCGAGGCGCCGCTGGCCATCACCTGCCTGCAGCCGTGGGAACACACCCCCGAACGGCTCACGTCGGCCGGAAAGCCGTACACCTTCGTCGAAATGGACATCCGCGATGAGGAGGACAATTCGGTTCCGCCCGGCACCCCCGGCGAGGTCGTCACCCGCGGCCCGCACACGATGAGCGGCTACTGGCGGCGCCCCGAGGCGACGGCCGAAACCCTCGGCGAGGACGGGTGGCTGCGCACCGGCGACATCGGTCAGGTCGACGAGGAAGGTTACCTCTACCTGCTGGATCGCCGCAACGACGTCATCATCAGCGGCGGCTTCAACGTGTACCCGCGGGAGGTCGAGGACGCGCTGCTGACCCATCCGGCGGTGCGCGAGGCCGTCGTGGTCGGCGTCGACGACGAGCGGTGGGGCCAGCGGGTCAGCGCCGCGGTGGTGCTGCGGGAAGAGGTCGACACCCAGGCGCTCATCGATCACTGCGCGGAGCGACTCGCCGGGTTCAAGCGACCGCGACACATCGAGGTGTGGGATGAGCTGCCCAAGAGTCCGGTCGGGAAGTCGCTACGGCGGACGGTCCGGGAAACCATGCGTGCCAACGAGGAGGTAACCGCACATGCTTGA